The following proteins are co-located in the Spirosoma montaniterrae genome:
- a CDS encoding DUF2490 domain-containing protein, producing MKTIQPRQQAWFGYLNQTRFSTHWGTWTDIHFRRTDFLDRASQNLYRVGLTYYVADQVRLTAGYAYIQSFLPTGTIRPEHRPWQQIWWAGRVGRINATQWIRLEQRFNRRIQGDQLRDGYTFNWRFRYNLLVQMPLWGTPVVRPGVPNVVVQNELFVNAGKEITYNVFDQNRLFAGLSYPVNKHLLAQVGYMNQYVQLPAGNTFNNNHTLRLFIFHNLDFRKQP from the coding sequence GTGAAAACAATACAACCCCGGCAACAGGCGTGGTTTGGGTATCTTAATCAAACCCGGTTTAGTACGCACTGGGGAACCTGGACAGATATTCATTTTCGACGCACTGATTTTCTTGACCGGGCCAGCCAGAATTTATACCGGGTAGGGCTAACCTACTACGTGGCCGATCAGGTGCGCCTGACGGCTGGATACGCCTATATTCAAAGTTTTCTACCCACCGGTACGATTCGACCTGAACACCGTCCGTGGCAACAAATCTGGTGGGCGGGGCGTGTTGGGCGCATCAATGCTACGCAGTGGATTCGGCTTGAGCAACGCTTCAACCGCCGAATACAGGGCGATCAACTGCGTGATGGCTACACGTTCAACTGGCGATTTCGTTATAATTTGCTGGTACAAATGCCGTTATGGGGTACGCCCGTTGTTCGGCCCGGTGTGCCGAACGTAGTGGTTCAGAACGAACTGTTCGTCAATGCGGGAAAAGAGATTACGTATAATGTATTCGATCAAAATCGTCTTTTCGCGGGCTTGTCTTATCCGGTCAATAAACACCTGCTGGCTCAGGTAGGGTATATGAATCAATATGTTCAGCTTCCCGCTGGCAATACCTTTAATAATAATCACACATTGCGGCTTTTTATTTTCCACAACCTCGACTTTCGTAAACAGCCCTGA
- a CDS encoding YbhB/YbcL family Raf kinase inhibitor-like protein: MRLWLRIFLGIVLALVIAATTLYVYAKRERGLEQEVLASLKKNIVVSSGSFPPNGDMPINCTCKGQELSPALAWEANLPDAESYVILATDYDAPTPAFPLFNLAHWVVYNLPTSVRSLPEGVTAEQMRMLGGKIGKNSLGDMKYIGPCPPFGRHAYVFRIYALDQPISFTDLPGKSDVLEAMQGHILGYGELTGYF; encoded by the coding sequence ATGCGCCTTTGGCTACGCATTTTTCTTGGAATAGTACTTGCTTTGGTTATAGCGGCAACAACTCTATACGTATACGCCAAACGGGAGCGCGGTCTTGAGCAGGAGGTACTGGCATCACTCAAAAAAAACATTGTTGTTTCGAGTGGCTCCTTTCCACCCAACGGCGATATGCCCATCAATTGCACCTGCAAGGGGCAGGAACTGTCGCCCGCGCTGGCCTGGGAGGCCAACCTGCCCGATGCCGAGTCTTACGTGATTCTGGCTACCGATTATGATGCGCCTACGCCAGCATTCCCACTGTTCAACCTTGCGCACTGGGTGGTGTATAATTTGCCGACATCGGTGCGGAGCCTCCCCGAAGGAGTAACCGCCGAACAGATGCGGATGCTGGGCGGTAAAATTGGCAAAAACTCATTGGGCGACATGAAGTACATTGGTCCCTGCCCGCCATTTGGCCGCCATGCGTATGTATTTCGTATCTACGCGCTCGATCAGCCAATTAGCTTTACCGACTTGCCCGGCAAATCAGACGTTCTGGAAGCAATGCAGGGTCATATTCTGGGCTATGGCGAACTGACCGGTTATTTCTGA